A single genomic interval of Pectinophora gossypiella chromosome 22, ilPecGoss1.1, whole genome shotgun sequence harbors:
- the LOC126377254 gene encoding amelogenin-like produces MRTMWTLLSMRALWTMRSLRSMWAVRTLQTPLRSLRPLRPMRAMWTLWTMRTLRTLRPVRTLRPVRSMRSVWPLRPLWPLWTMRPLRSLPSVPLWPLYGRL; encoded by the exons ATGCGGACCATGTGGACCCTGTTGTCCATGCGGGCCTTGTGGACCATGCGGTCCTTGCGGTCCATGTGGGCCGTGCGGACCTTGCAAACCCCCTTGCGGTCCTTGCGGCCCTTGCGGCCCATGCGGGCCATGTGGACCTTGTGGACCATGCGGACCTTGCGGACCTTGCGGCCCGTGCGGACCTTGCGGCCCGTGCGGTCCATGCGGTCCGTGTGGCCCTTGCGGCCCTTGTGGCCCTTGTGGACCATGCGGCCCCTGCGGTCCTTGCCCTCCGTGCCCCTGTGGCCCCTGT ACGGGCGACTGTAG